A part of Ziziphus jujuba cultivar Dongzao chromosome 8, ASM3175591v1 genomic DNA contains:
- the LOC107413953 gene encoding protein FAR1-RELATED SEQUENCE 5-like, producing MSVEQLEANSDCRRVEDISLLSHSKSVDDVYIPQVAENCKPKVGQEFESIDGAHEFYIKYAKEAGFNVHSSSTKRCKGAKKVVRKEFVCFKEGVSSIKDDERKRCQGMTRENCKAKLAVVRSKTGKFVITVFVEEHSHPLSTPRRVHLLRSHRSVSEAKKSLTLQFSAANVPTHQQISILEFEAGGIENIGCTKNDIYNHEAKVRNELKGQDAELLKEYFLIEQEKDPCFFFKIDVDDDGKLKRCFWADSVSRRAYGCFGDVVVIDSTYNTNQYGMIFAPMVGVNNHGQTVLFACAFLSDEKTESFVWLFELLKDSMPTNKLKMIITDQDPTMTKAIVQSLPNTFHRYCSWHILEKFSTYLNAITYRDFYKDFQQCIWESECPEEFERKWVTTIEKASLDNNDWLKSIFELRTRWMPAYVNHIFSAGMSSKIESIVSNTKSGGISEKGSTAHDYEALKDPSAVRAKGCAQRLKRGKEKATNAAKYRGRRCNRCGKIGQSHDKRNCPLLNNPSSQNEESPQHASEYDSKADSLSSTGLHEKMKG from the exons ATGAGTGTAGAACAGTTGGAAGCAAATTCAGATTGTAGACGAGTTGAAGACATATCCTTGCTGTCACATTCAAAATCCGTGGATGACGTTTACATTCCCCAAGTGGCCGAAAACTGCAAACCAAAGGTTGGACAAGAGTTTGAATCGATAGATGGGGCACATGAGTTCTACATTAAATATGCAAAAGAGGCGGGGTTTAATGTTCATAGCAGTTCGACTAAGAGATGTAAAGGTGCGAAAAAAGTTGTCAGGAAAGAATTTGTATGTTTTAAGGAAGGAGTATCTTCTATAAAGGACGATGAGAGAAAAAGGTGTCAAGGGATGACAAGAGAAAATTGTAAAGCTAAACTTGCCGTGGTTAGGTCAAAAACGGGGAAATTTGTCATCACtgtatttgttgaagaacaTAGTCATCCATTATCAACCCCTCGAAGAGTGCATTTATTGAGATCACATCGTAGTGTGTCTGAAGCCAAAAAGTCACTAACTTTGCAGTTTTCAGCAGCAAATGTGCCAACTCATCAACAAATAAGcattcttgaatttgaagctgGAGGTATAGAGAATATTGGGTGTACAAAGAATGATATATATAACCATGAAGCTAAGGTGCGGAATGAATTAAAAGGACAAGATGCAGAACTTTTAAAGGAATATTTCCTAATCGAGCAAGAAAAGGATCCatgcttcttttttaaaatagatgtagatgatgatggtAAATTGAAGCGTTGTTTTTGGGCTGATTCGGTGTCTAGAAGAGCTTATGGATGTTTTGGTGATGTAGTTGTAATTGATTCAACTTACAACACTAATCAATATGGTATGATATTTGCACCCATGGTGGGGGTGAACAATCATGGTCAAACGGTGCTTTTTGCATGTGCCTTTTTAAGTGATGAAAAAACGGAATCATTTGTTTGGTTGTTTGAGCTATTAAAGGATAGCATGCCGACGAACAAGCTAAAAATGATCATTACCGATCAAGATCCTACAATGACGAAGGCTATAGTTCAGAGCTTACCGAATACATTTCATAGGTATTGTAGTTGGCACATACTTGAGAAGTTCTCTACGTATTTAAATGCGATCACTTATAGAGATTTTTATAAGGACTTCCAACAATGCATTTGGGAATCAGAATGCCCtgaagagtttgaaagaaaatgggtgACTACCATCGAGAAGGCAAGCCTAGATAACAATGAttggttaaaatcaatatttgagcTACGTACAAGATGGATGCCTGCATATGTTAACCATATATTCTCAGCTGGAATGTCAA GCAAGATTGAATCCATAGTTAGCAACACGAAAAGTGGAGGCATTTCTGAAAAAGGTAGCACTGCTCATGACTATGAGGCTTTGAAAGACCCATCTGCTGTGAGGGCAAAGGGATGCGCACAAAGATTAAAAAGGGGAAAGGAGAAGGCAACAAATGCCGCAAAGTATAGAGGTCGACGTTGCAATAGATGTGGAAAAATTGGGCAATCGCACGACAAAAGAAACTGTCCACTCCTCAACAATCc GTCCTCACAAAATGAGGAAAGTCCTCAGCACGCCTCGGAATATGATTCTAAAGCTGATAGTTTGTCTTCCACAG GTCTGCATGAGAAAATGAAAGGATGA
- the LOC132805082 gene encoding serine/threonine-protein kinase BSK2-like has product MPNDTLSKHLFHWEKQPLPWEMHVRVAYYIAQALDHCNTENRKIYHDLNAYRVLFDEDGDPRLSSFGLMKNSGDGKNYSTNLACTHLSF; this is encoded by the exons ATGCCTAATGATACTCTCTCCAAGCATCTCTTTCACT GGGAGAAACAGCCACTGCCATGGGAGATGCATGTGAGAGTTGCATACTACATTGCACAAGCACTTGATCATTGCAACACGGAAAACCGAAAAATATATCATGACTTGAATGCATACAGAGTCCTCTTTGACGAG gATGGTGACCCACGGTTATCTAGTTTTGGCCTTATGAAGAATAGTGGAGATGGAAAAAACTATAGCACTAACCTGGCTTGTACTCACCTGAGTTTCTGA
- the LOC125420065 gene encoding BTB/POZ domain-containing protein At3g56230, which yields MNVASRVSDMKDREDELNEKIIFLSEFVTAFKDQIHTDILLKPGNNGPPIPAHKALMAIRSEVFRNMLDSDECKAPAADSITLTELTHEELESLLEFLYNGSLAEEKMNKHAYPLSLAADKYQIPYLQKLCERHMLKSLSSSNALDVLEIAETCSNQALKETTLKFIVNNLEEIVFSTAFDVFALKNPHLSVQITRASLMDAKRNSVPQK from the exons ATGAATGTAGCGAGCCGGGTGTCTGATATGAAAGATAGGGAAGATGAACTAAATGAGAAGATCATATTCTTGAGTGAGTTTGTTACTGCTTTTAAGGATCAAATTCACACCGATATACTCCTCAAGCCCGGTAACAATGGACCTCCCATTCCTGCACACAAAGCCTTAATg GCAATAAGATCAGAAGTGTTTAGAAATATGTTAGACTCTGATGAATGCAAAGCTCCAGCTGCTGACTCTATAACACTGACTGAATTGACCCACGAAGAGCTGGAGTCTCTTCTGGAGTTCCTCTACAATGGAAGTTTGGCTgaagaaaaaatgaataaacatGCCTACCCTTTGTCACTTGCAGCCGATAAGTACCAAATTCCATACTTGCAGAAGCTCTGTGAGCGTCATATGCTAAAGTCCTTGAGTTCCTCCAACGCTCTTGATGTTCTAGAGATTGCAGAGACTTGTTCCAATCAAGCACTCAAAGAGACTACCTTAAAATTTATTGTCAACAACTTGGAAGAAATTGTTTTCTCCACAGCTTTTGATGTTTTTGCGCTTAAGAATCCACATTTGAGTGTACAGATAACAAGGGCGTCATTGATGGATGCCAAGAGAAATTCCGTTCCACAAAAATAG